A single window of Nitrospira sp. DNA harbors:
- a CDS encoding DUF177 domain-containing protein, whose amino-acid sequence MKAWEGGVSPEITMDLLTPNLADITPEGLSLTGDVTGDEIGLTREDTNLSGALAVGLDLTKVEQTVCVTGVIEGTAVRECVRCLKDFEEPMAFSLRVVFEPEPKAKPKVGTPAAKRVDARRKQAELDEVESDETGDEIYHYQGDRLDLAPMLREQVILSAPMHPLCKEDCAGLCAHCGKDLNEGPCQCPVEPERNPFHVLRGLKTELN is encoded by the coding sequence ATGAAGGCGTGGGAGGGTGGCGTCTCGCCGGAGATCACGATGGATCTGCTCACACCAAATCTTGCGGATATCACCCCGGAAGGCTTGTCGCTGACCGGCGACGTGACCGGGGATGAAATCGGATTGACGCGCGAGGATACGAATCTGAGCGGCGCACTGGCCGTTGGATTGGATCTCACAAAGGTGGAGCAAACCGTCTGCGTGACCGGGGTGATTGAAGGCACGGCTGTGCGGGAATGTGTGCGGTGCCTGAAAGATTTTGAAGAGCCGATGGCCTTCTCGTTGCGTGTGGTGTTCGAACCGGAGCCCAAGGCCAAGCCCAAGGTGGGCACGCCTGCGGCGAAGCGCGTTGATGCGCGGCGGAAACAGGCTGAGCTGGACGAGGTCGAGTCAGACGAGACCGGCGACGAGATTTATCACTATCAAGGCGATCGTCTCGATTTGGCTCCGATGCTCCGCGAACAAGTCATCCTCTCGGCCCCGATGCATCCGCTGTGCAAGGAAGATTGTGCGGGGCTCTGTGCCCATTGCGGGAAAGATTTGAACGAAGGGCCCTGCCAGTGTCCGGTGGAGCCGGAGCGGAATCCGTTTCATGTGCTGCGGGGCTTGAAGACTGAACTGAATTGA
- the rpmF gene encoding 50S ribosomal protein L32 encodes MPNPKHKHSRARRDKRRTQKLRMTPPGMSVCPQCHELKLPHYTCLNCGTYKGKSVIQVEES; translated from the coding sequence ATGCCTAATCCGAAACATAAACATTCACGGGCCAGACGAGACAAGCGCCGCACTCAGAAGCTGCGCATGACGCCGCCAGGCATGTCCGTGTGTCCGCAGTGTCACGAGCTGAAGCTACCGCACTACACCTGCTTGAATTGCGGGACCTACAAGGGGAAGTCGGTCATTCAGGTCGAAGAGTCGTAA
- the plsX gene encoding phosphate acyltransferase PlsX, with protein MKIALDAMGGDHGPAPCIEGALQAAKELDVEVILVGDEAALAQECARLGLTDPRLTIRHAPQVVEMHESPAAVARKKRDSSIWIATELVKSGEASAVVSPGNTGASMVSAFFVLGLIKGVERPAIATSLPTLTGEAIMLDVGANVDCTAKHLEQFALMGNDYGKLLFRKASPRVGLLSIGEEDSKGNEVTKEAFKLLKASPLNFIGNVEGRDVYSGTADVVVCDGFIGNVALKISEGVADTIKKLLLKEISSSWLGRLAYPLIAAPLLNLKRRIDYAEFGGAPLLGVNGITIICHGRSSAKAIKNAIKRAKGMAEGRVHELIQRDIEESLSHKPSAESLS; from the coding sequence ATGAAGATCGCGCTTGATGCGATGGGGGGGGACCACGGTCCTGCGCCCTGTATCGAAGGCGCCCTCCAGGCCGCCAAAGAACTCGACGTCGAGGTCATCCTCGTTGGCGATGAGGCGGCGCTTGCGCAGGAATGTGCCCGCCTTGGTTTGACGGATCCCCGCCTCACGATTCGTCACGCGCCTCAAGTCGTCGAAATGCATGAATCGCCCGCAGCGGTGGCCAGGAAGAAGCGGGACTCGTCGATCTGGATTGCGACCGAACTGGTGAAGAGCGGAGAAGCCAGCGCCGTGGTGAGCCCTGGCAATACCGGAGCGAGCATGGTGTCGGCGTTTTTTGTGCTGGGCCTGATCAAGGGCGTTGAGCGCCCGGCGATCGCGACCAGTTTGCCGACGCTCACCGGGGAAGCCATCATGCTGGATGTAGGGGCCAACGTCGATTGCACGGCCAAACACCTCGAACAGTTTGCGCTCATGGGGAACGATTACGGCAAGCTGCTTTTTCGTAAAGCCAGTCCCCGTGTCGGGCTGTTAAGCATCGGTGAAGAAGACAGCAAGGGCAATGAAGTGACCAAAGAGGCCTTCAAGCTGCTGAAGGCCAGTCCATTGAATTTTATCGGGAATGTCGAGGGCCGCGACGTGTATAGCGGCACTGCGGATGTGGTGGTGTGCGACGGGTTTATCGGCAACGTGGCGTTGAAAATTTCAGAAGGCGTGGCCGATACGATCAAGAAGCTGCTGCTCAAGGAAATATCCAGTTCGTGGTTGGGGCGGCTGGCGTATCCGCTGATTGCGGCGCCGTTGCTCAATCTGAAACGCCGAATCGATTATGCCGAGTTCGGGGGCGCCCCGTTGCTTGGCGTCAACGGCATTACGATCATTTGTCATGGCCGGTCGTCGGCGAAGGCGATCAAGAACGCCATCAAGCGGGCCAAAGGCATGGCCGAAGGGCGCGTGCATGAGCTGATCCAGCGGGATATCGAAGAGAGTCTCAGCCATAAGCCTTCTGCGGAGTCACTGTCATGA
- a CDS encoding beta-ketoacyl-ACP synthase III, whose translation MRARIAGTGSYAPARVMTNADLEGMVATSDEWIRERTGIRERHIAAAGEACSDLAVQAGKRALAAAGIAPTDLDLILVATCTGDYPLPSTACLVQHQLGATKAAACDLGAACCGFVYALSVADAYVRTGMKHVLVIGAEVMSAITDWTDRNTCVLFGDGAGAAVVSATDGERGILSTHLRSDGALCDLIAVPAGGSRQPPSEKVVAERQQYIKMKGNETFKVAVRSLEEIARETLAANQLTVEALDLYVPHQANMRILSAVSERLGLPQEKIMLNVDRYGNTSAASIPIALDEAVRAGRVKDGSLVMLGAFGAGLTWASALIRW comes from the coding sequence ATGAGGGCTCGCATTGCCGGGACCGGTTCCTATGCACCAGCCCGGGTGATGACGAACGCGGATCTTGAAGGCATGGTCGCCACCTCCGACGAATGGATTCGTGAGCGGACCGGGATTCGCGAGCGCCACATTGCCGCAGCCGGTGAAGCCTGTTCGGACTTGGCGGTGCAAGCCGGCAAGCGCGCCTTGGCGGCGGCCGGTATTGCCCCGACGGATCTTGACCTGATCCTGGTGGCGACGTGCACGGGAGACTATCCGCTTCCCTCCACCGCCTGTCTTGTCCAGCATCAATTGGGCGCGACCAAAGCGGCCGCCTGTGATCTCGGCGCGGCTTGTTGCGGGTTCGTCTATGCCCTGTCGGTCGCCGACGCCTATGTGCGCACCGGCATGAAGCATGTGCTGGTGATTGGGGCGGAAGTCATGTCCGCGATCACCGACTGGACGGACCGCAACACCTGTGTGTTGTTCGGGGATGGCGCCGGCGCGGCGGTCGTTAGCGCGACCGACGGCGAGCGCGGCATCCTCTCCACGCATCTGCGTTCGGACGGAGCGCTCTGTGACTTGATCGCGGTGCCTGCGGGCGGGTCGCGGCAGCCGCCGTCGGAGAAAGTGGTCGCCGAACGCCAGCAGTACATTAAGATGAAAGGGAATGAGACGTTTAAAGTCGCGGTCCGGTCGCTGGAGGAAATTGCCCGCGAAACATTGGCGGCCAACCAGCTCACCGTCGAGGCGCTTGATTTGTACGTTCCGCACCAAGCCAACATGCGTATTCTGAGTGCGGTGTCCGAGCGGCTGGGGCTGCCTCAAGAGAAGATTATGTTGAATGTGGATCGGTACGGAAATACCTCCGCCGCGTCGATTCCCATCGCTCTCGATGAGGCGGTCCGTGCCGGACGGGTGAAAGACGGTTCCTTGGTCATGCTGGGAGCCTTCGGCGCGGGGCTGACCTGGGCGTCAGCCTTGATCAGATGGTAG
- the fabD gene encoding ACP S-malonyltransferase produces MNAGIGLVFPGQGSQSVGMGKALFEAYPTLKAVYDEASAVLGYDSAALCFEGPAERLNLTENTQPALLVSSIAALRALDSAGLKPVAVAGHSLGEYSALVAAGGVSFRDAVGLVQKRGRYMSEAVAPGTGQVAALLGLTPEVVRDVCREASSVGVVAAANFNSPGQVVIAGAKAAVERAIELAKGKGCKKAIPLPVSVPVHTPLMQTAADRLSKDLAAVQWTDLAMPLINNAEAKPISRAADIPPSLVRQLPSSVLWEDSVLAMAKMGVTTFIEVGPGTVLTGLIKRIVPEAKVLNVNDPKSLDATLQALGAAHSA; encoded by the coding sequence ATGAATGCAGGAATCGGACTCGTATTTCCAGGGCAAGGGTCGCAGTCGGTTGGGATGGGCAAAGCCCTTTTCGAAGCCTATCCGACCCTGAAAGCCGTTTACGACGAAGCCTCTGCCGTCCTGGGCTATGATAGCGCCGCGCTCTGTTTTGAAGGGCCGGCGGAACGGTTGAATCTCACCGAGAATACCCAGCCGGCTCTGCTGGTCAGCAGCATCGCGGCCCTGAGAGCCTTGGACTCGGCGGGCCTCAAGCCCGTCGCCGTGGCCGGTCACAGCCTGGGAGAGTATTCAGCGTTGGTGGCGGCCGGGGGCGTGTCGTTTCGGGATGCGGTGGGGCTCGTGCAGAAACGCGGCCGCTATATGTCCGAGGCCGTCGCGCCGGGAACGGGACAAGTGGCGGCGTTGCTTGGGCTGACGCCAGAGGTGGTGCGCGATGTGTGCCGGGAGGCGTCATCGGTCGGCGTGGTGGCGGCCGCTAATTTCAACTCACCGGGACAGGTCGTGATTGCCGGAGCAAAAGCCGCCGTGGAACGGGCGATTGAATTGGCAAAGGGGAAGGGTTGTAAAAAGGCGATCCCCTTGCCCGTCAGTGTGCCGGTTCACACGCCGCTGATGCAGACGGCGGCGGATCGTCTCTCGAAAGATCTTGCCGCAGTGCAATGGACCGATCTCGCGATGCCGCTCATCAACAATGCCGAAGCCAAGCCGATCAGCCGGGCGGCCGACATTCCCCCCTCGCTGGTTCGCCAGTTACCCTCGTCAGTTCTCTGGGAAGATTCGGTCCTCGCGATGGCGAAGATGGGCGTGACGACGTTTATCGAAGTCGGGCCTGGCACGGTGCTGACAGGCTTGATCAAACGGATCGTGCCGGAGGCCAAGGTATTGAACGTCAATGATCCCAAGTCACTGGATGCCACGCTGCAGGCGTTGGGCGCGGCGCATTCAGCCTGA
- the fabG gene encoding 3-oxoacyl-[acyl-carrier-protein] reductase, translating into MSLQGRVAIVTGAAQGIGRAIAEVLAQAGADIVVADLDPNRSQDTVKAIEALGRNVLNVKVNVADATDTKAMVEQVMKAWGKIDILVNNAGITRDGLLLRMKEEDWNLVMQVNLNGTFNCTKAVLQPMTKQRYGRIVNIASIVGVMGNAGQANYSASKAAVIGFTKTVGREYASRNVTVNAVAPGFIDTAMTHGLPADVKETLQKQIPLGRLGTPADIAAAVRFLVSEEAAYITGHVLHVNGGMLMV; encoded by the coding sequence ATGTCATTGCAAGGACGAGTGGCGATAGTAACCGGGGCTGCGCAGGGTATCGGGCGGGCCATTGCGGAAGTGTTGGCGCAAGCGGGCGCGGATATTGTGGTGGCGGATCTCGACCCCAACCGGTCTCAGGATACGGTGAAGGCGATTGAGGCCCTGGGCCGCAACGTGCTCAACGTCAAAGTGAACGTGGCGGATGCCACCGATACCAAGGCGATGGTCGAGCAGGTGATGAAGGCCTGGGGCAAGATCGACATCCTGGTGAACAATGCCGGGATCACGCGCGACGGGCTGCTGTTGCGGATGAAGGAAGAGGATTGGAACCTGGTGATGCAGGTGAATCTCAACGGGACGTTCAATTGCACCAAAGCGGTCTTGCAGCCGATGACCAAGCAGCGGTATGGTCGCATCGTTAATATTGCCTCGATCGTGGGAGTCATGGGCAATGCCGGACAGGCGAATTACTCGGCGTCCAAGGCGGCGGTGATCGGATTCACCAAAACCGTCGGCCGGGAGTATGCCAGCCGCAATGTCACCGTGAATGCGGTTGCGCCGGGGTTCATCGATACGGCGATGACGCATGGATTGCCGGCGGATGTCAAAGAAACCTTGCAGAAGCAGATTCCGTTGGGGCGGCTCGGGACGCCGGCGGATATTGCGGCGGCGGTGCGCTTCCTGGTGTCGGAAGAGGCGGCGTATATTACCGGCCATGTTTTGCATGTGAATGGCGGGATGTTAATGGTATAG